A part of Leifsonia xyli subsp. xyli str. CTCB07 genomic DNA contains:
- a CDS encoding Dps family protein codes for MTDIAATQSVSNPDVAAGVAQFFAPVVIDLTALVVNGKQAHWHVRGANFIGVHELLDVIVAHAQEWADLAAERIVALGLPVDARLATVAAKTSTGELTAGFRPSNDAIAEVIAQIDAALASVNAAVKELDQLDQTSQDVAIEIARGLDKDRWFLFAHISE; via the coding sequence ATGACAGACATCGCTGCAACCCAGAGTGTCTCCAACCCGGACGTCGCCGCCGGGGTCGCGCAGTTCTTCGCCCCGGTCGTGATCGACCTCACGGCCCTCGTCGTCAACGGCAAACAAGCGCACTGGCATGTGCGTGGCGCGAACTTCATCGGCGTACACGAGCTCCTCGACGTGATCGTCGCCCACGCTCAGGAGTGGGCCGATCTCGCCGCCGAGCGGATCGTCGCCCTCGGTCTTCCGGTCGATGCGCGGCTCGCGACGGTCGCGGCCAAGACATCGACCGGTGAGCTGACCGCGGGGTTCCGGCCCTCGAACGACGCGATCGCCGAGGTCATCGCGCAGATCGACGCGGCGCTCGCGAGCGTCAACGCCGCGGTGAAGGAGCTCGACCAGCTCGACCAGACCAGCCAGGATGTCGCGATCGAGATCGCACGCGGCCTCGACAAGGACCGCTGGTTCCTGTTCGCGCACATCAGCGAGTAG
- a CDS encoding MFS transporter, with amino-acid sequence MDDVLVVERSAVKRAIGGTVVGNFMEWFDFGIYGYLAVTLASVFTAGLPSGAGLLVTLFGFSVSFLVRPLGGFVLGPLGDRIGRQRVLFLTMSMMATATALIGLLPGSAAIGLWAVVPLYLLKMIQGFSTGGEYAGATTYVSEFSPDSRRGFFSSWLDVGSYVGFAAGASAVAVTTVVAESVWGPHAMVDGGWRIPFLLAIPLGAVAIFFRLRIPETPAFEEAAGAVQYHDDARFERHGILGILRYNGKEIFIAIALVAATNTAGYALTSYMPTYLQTEVGVGNLLSAVATVPVLLVMSACLPLVGALSDRIGRRPVYAIAVVSTLALMLPAFAIMRIGQVWAVMIALTLVAVPVGFYVAIAASALPALFPTASRFGAMAIAYNVAVSLFGGTTPFFSQSLIELTGNTDMPAFYIMFFSALGGLALLTMPESAKRPLLGSVPAVETPQEAEALVERQKHDPLIDTRTMPLPTVREGPRA; translated from the coding sequence GTGGACGACGTGCTCGTCGTCGAGCGGAGCGCCGTCAAACGCGCCATCGGGGGAACCGTCGTCGGCAACTTCATGGAGTGGTTCGACTTCGGGATCTACGGCTACCTCGCCGTGACCCTCGCGTCGGTCTTCACGGCGGGCCTTCCCTCCGGCGCCGGGTTGCTCGTGACCCTGTTCGGGTTCTCCGTGAGCTTTCTTGTGCGACCGCTGGGCGGTTTCGTCCTCGGTCCGCTCGGCGATCGCATCGGGCGGCAGCGCGTCCTGTTCCTGACCATGTCGATGATGGCGACCGCCACGGCGCTGATCGGCCTGCTGCCTGGCTCTGCGGCGATTGGGCTGTGGGCGGTCGTCCCGCTCTACCTTCTCAAGATGATCCAGGGCTTCTCCACCGGCGGCGAATACGCCGGGGCGACAACCTACGTCTCCGAGTTCTCTCCGGACAGCCGGCGCGGATTCTTCTCCTCCTGGCTGGATGTCGGCTCGTATGTCGGTTTCGCGGCCGGGGCTTCCGCCGTCGCGGTGACCACTGTCGTCGCCGAGTCGGTGTGGGGTCCCCACGCGATGGTCGACGGCGGCTGGCGCATACCCTTCCTCCTCGCCATCCCGCTCGGCGCCGTCGCGATCTTCTTCCGGTTGCGCATCCCCGAGACACCGGCTTTCGAGGAGGCGGCCGGCGCGGTCCAGTACCATGACGACGCACGCTTCGAGCGTCACGGCATCCTCGGCATTCTCCGCTACAACGGGAAGGAGATCTTCATCGCGATCGCCCTGGTCGCGGCGACCAACACGGCCGGGTACGCCTTGACCAGCTACATGCCGACCTATCTGCAGACCGAGGTCGGTGTGGGGAACCTCCTCTCCGCCGTGGCGACCGTCCCTGTTCTGCTCGTCATGTCCGCCTGTCTCCCGCTCGTTGGCGCTCTGAGCGACCGCATCGGCCGCCGTCCGGTCTACGCCATCGCCGTCGTCTCCACTCTTGCGCTCATGCTGCCGGCCTTCGCCATCATGCGGATCGGCCAGGTCTGGGCCGTCATGATCGCCCTCACACTCGTCGCCGTCCCCGTCGGCTTCTATGTCGCCATCGCCGCCTCCGCGCTCCCCGCTCTCTTCCCGACGGCCTCCCGTTTCGGGGCGATGGCGATCGCCTACAACGTCGCTGTCTCCCTCTTCGGCGGGACCACCCCCTTTTTCTCTCAGTCCCTCATCGAACTCACGGGCAATACCGACATGCCCGCGTTCTACATCATGTTCTTCTCCGCCCTCGGTGGCCTTGCCCTGCTCACCATGCCCGAATCCGCCAAGCGCCCCCTCCTGGGCTCGGTCCCCGCGGTCGAGACTCCGCAGGAGGCGGAAGCGCTCGTGGAACGCCAAAAGCACGACCCGCTCATCGACACACGGACGATGCCGCTGCCGACGGTCAGGGAGGGGCCGCGGGCGTAG
- the xerC gene encoding site-specific integrase, whose translation MRGKGEGAIYKDGRGLWTATVELPLRDGRRRRKVIRSKDKAVVVRKLSELRADLERVGDLPTSSQTLDQWMRYWIENVASKRVRPNTLAGYRSIVDRHIIPNIGRVKLDKLSAEHVRRMQASVIEAASSSYALNAHRVLAKALTDAEREGRVTRNVAKLLDAPRRGRTELNALTVQEAIQVIALCVDAFAADVYDPEPARWATYLLTGARRGEILGLERDRVGEYLDLSWQLQRIGDVFHCAG comes from the coding sequence ATGCGTGGGAAAGGCGAAGGCGCGATCTACAAAGACGGTCGTGGACTCTGGACGGCCACGGTCGAATTGCCGCTTCGTGACGGTCGGCGCCGACGAAAAGTGATCCGATCCAAAGACAAGGCTGTCGTCGTCCGCAAGCTCAGCGAACTGCGGGCAGACCTCGAACGAGTGGGCGACCTCCCCACCTCATCTCAGACGCTCGACCAGTGGATGCGCTACTGGATCGAAAACGTCGCATCCAAGCGTGTCCGGCCCAACACACTCGCCGGCTACCGGTCCATCGTGGACCGCCACATCATTCCAAACATCGGCAGGGTTAAGCTGGACAAGCTGTCCGCCGAGCATGTCCGCCGAATGCAGGCGTCAGTGATTGAGGCGGCGTCATCAAGCTATGCCCTGAATGCGCACCGAGTGCTAGCGAAGGCACTCACTGATGCGGAGCGTGAAGGCCGGGTGACACGGAACGTCGCCAAGCTCCTGGACGCGCCACGACGAGGCCGAACCGAACTGAACGCACTCACCGTCCAAGAGGCTATCCAGGTGATCGCGTTGTGCGTCGATGCCTTCGCCGCTGATGTATACGATCCCGAACCTGCACGGTGGGCGACCTACCTGCTCACTGGTGCCCGACGCGGCGAGATCCTCGGCCTAGAACGTGATCGGGTCGGCGAGTACCTGGACCTGTCGTGGCAGCTACAGCGAATCGGGGACGTATTCCACTGCGCCGGCTGA
- a CDS encoding tyrosine-type recombinase/integrase, translating into MSSLYLTRPKSKAGWRVIPLVEPLKTILATHMARMGGGVHDLIFAREDGRPIDPHQESQRWPKALTETGISDLKVRLHDLRHTTVDLLYEAEIPEDVIMEIVGHSTRSTTRGYKARGNQKRLTDAMMQLSALLGG; encoded by the coding sequence GTGTCATCTCTGTATCTGACCCGACCGAAATCGAAGGCGGGGTGGCGTGTGATTCCCCTAGTGGAGCCTCTGAAGACCATCCTGGCCACGCACATGGCGAGGATGGGTGGCGGAGTCCACGATCTTATCTTCGCGCGCGAAGATGGCAGACCGATCGATCCACACCAGGAATCACAGAGGTGGCCGAAAGCGCTCACTGAGACAGGCATCTCGGACCTGAAGGTTCGACTCCATGACCTACGGCATACCACCGTCGATCTGCTCTACGAAGCAGAAATCCCGGAAGATGTCATCATGGAAATTGTCGGTCACTCCACCCGCTCCACCACCAGAGGATACAAGGCTCGCGGGAATCAGAAACGCCTCACGGACGCGATGATGCAACTGTCGGCGCTGCTCGGCGGTTGA
- a CDS encoding helix-turn-helix domain-containing protein: MRNEVARAAGQSIRAVRELAGLTLTEAASIIGRSVSYLSQVETGKALNVSEKYVANTIGALSAHIANSAPLKANNEKKPAA, translated from the coding sequence ATGAGGAACGAGGTGGCAAGAGCAGCGGGACAGAGTATCCGCGCTGTGCGAGAGCTAGCCGGGCTCACTCTCACGGAGGCGGCATCGATCATAGGCCGGTCCGTCAGCTACCTCTCCCAAGTGGAGACGGGCAAGGCCCTGAATGTCTCGGAAAAGTACGTCGCGAACACGATCGGTGCGCTCAGCGCTCACATTGCCAACTCGGCACCTCTCAAGGCAAATAACGAGAAGAAGCCCGCTGCCTAG
- a CDS encoding helix-turn-helix domain-containing protein, translating into MIDAASVRVSPASSRTARILCPAALATSFLMGNKLSVLPKKSRSFLESYPLKLADWGTSSNIGLMEAGMRGEETSSTPVDVDSMTAEERTRIGVRVAAWRAAQNMTALELSEASGVDRKTIRTIERGSRAGQPAKLRAILEALNVPQVGDFDSFGERTRAFIFSTAPIFEELPNAVKDEAQADVVSLLAGKVRRAANLSPFEKRRDQEETQARSLDARERFNRTLEKYGFEGQIAARGGEVDSLTDDALLEIAAAIEEIHSEDHHQ; encoded by the coding sequence ATGATCGATGCCGCCTCCGTGAGAGTGAGCCCGGCTAGCTCTCGCACAGCGCGGATACTCTGTCCCGCTGCTCTTGCCACCTCGTTCCTCATGGGTAATAAGTTATCTGTTTTACCCAAAAAGTCAAGAAGTTTTCTTGAAAGTTACCCATTAAAACTTGCAGACTGGGGAACATCTAGTAATATAGGTCTTATGGAGGCAGGGATGCGTGGGGAAGAAACCAGCTCGACACCCGTCGATGTTGATTCGATGACAGCGGAAGAGCGCACCCGCATAGGCGTCCGAGTCGCAGCGTGGCGGGCTGCGCAGAACATGACAGCCCTGGAGCTTTCAGAAGCATCAGGAGTTGACCGTAAGACGATCCGTACGATCGAGAGAGGCTCCAGGGCAGGTCAGCCGGCGAAGCTGCGCGCCATCCTGGAGGCCCTCAACGTCCCTCAAGTAGGAGACTTCGACTCCTTTGGAGAACGCACGCGGGCGTTCATTTTCAGTACTGCACCAATATTTGAGGAGCTACCCAATGCCGTGAAGGACGAAGCGCAGGCAGACGTGGTCTCACTCCTTGCAGGCAAGGTGAGGCGCGCCGCCAACCTCTCGCCGTTTGAGAAGCGGCGAGATCAAGAAGAAACGCAGGCTCGGTCCCTGGATGCCCGTGAGCGGTTCAATAGGACGTTGGAGAAGTACGGTTTCGAGGGGCAGATTGCTGCGCGCGGCGGAGAGGTCGATTCTCTGACCGACGACGCGCTGCTTGAGATCGCCGCAGCCATTGAGGAGATCCACTCAGAAGATCATCATCAATGA